TCGATCAGCCGGGTCGCCCCCATCCGTGCCGCCGCGAGCAGCCGGCGCGGCCGATCCGCGGCGGGATTTTCGGCCAGCGTCTCCGAATCGGCGAGCGCGACATAGTCGACCGTAAAACCGGCGCCGTTCAGCGTCGCGCGCGCTTCCGCCAGCACCGCCTCGACATCATCGCCGCGGCCGATCGCGCGGGCCGCGATGCCCAGCGCGCGCGGCAGCGCTACCGCCTTCGCGCGCTGCTCCTCGTCGAGGTAGATGTTGCGCGATGACAGCGCGAGGCCGTCGTCGTCGCGCTGCGTCGGCACGCCGACGATCTCGATTGTCATGTCGAGGTCGGCGACCATGCGGCGGATCACGGCGAGCTGCTGGAAATCCTTTTCGCCGAAATAGGCGACGTCGGCCTCGGTCTGGTTGAACAATTTGGTGACGACGGTGGCGACCCCGTCGAAATGGCCGGGGCGCGCGGCGCCATCGAACCCTTCTGAGACGCCCGCGACGCCGACGTTGGTCGCGAAGCCTTCCGGATACATGACCTCGACCGGCGGCAGCCACAACAGGTCGCAGCCATTGTCGGCGAGCAGCCGCGAATCGGCCATTTCACGGCGGGGATAGCGGGCAAGGTCCTCGTTCGGGCCGAACTGCTTCGGATTGACGAAGATCGAGGCGATCACCTTCGTCCCCGGCCGGCGCGCCGCCTCGACCAGCGCCATATGCCCCGCATGCAGCGCGCCCATCGTCGGGACCAGCGCGATCCGGTATCCTTCGGCACGCCAGGCGGCGACGATTTCGCGCAAGCCATTCAGATCCCGAACCGTCCGCATTGCGCTTAACCCCCTCGAACAATGAGCGCGCGGCTTCTATGGAGGCTGGAACCATCGATCAACAAGGATGCGACCAGTGGCCGACGGCCCCCCAGTATCTGCACCCCCAGTCCCTGCCCCATCCGTTCCCGCCACCGCTGGCCCGCATGTCATCGTCTTCGCCAATGAAAAGGGCGGTACGGGCAAATCGACGACGGCGGTCCATGTCGCGATCGCGCTCGCCGCGAAGGGGGCGAGGGTCGCGTGCTTCGACCTCGACCACCGCCAGCGCACCGTCGGCCGCTATCTCGACAATCGCGCCGCGACGATCAAGCGGACGGGCAGCGCGTTGCCGATGCCCGTCCACGACACGCACGACGGTGTGCACGAAGAGGTTTTCGAGGAAAAGTGGCACCGCCTGTCGCAGGGCGCCGACTATCTGATCGTCGACACGCCCGGCCGCGACGACCATTTCGCGCGC
This portion of the Sphingomonas sp. FARSPH genome encodes:
- the panC gene encoding pantoate--beta-alanine ligase — its product is MRTVRDLNGLREIVAAWRAEGYRIALVPTMGALHAGHMALVEAARRPGTKVIASIFVNPKQFGPNEDLARYPRREMADSRLLADNGCDLLWLPPVEVMYPEGFATNVGVAGVSEGFDGAARPGHFDGVATVVTKLFNQTEADVAYFGEKDFQQLAVIRRMVADLDMTIEIVGVPTQRDDDGLALSSRNIYLDEEQRAKAVALPRALGIAARAIGRGDDVEAVLAEARATLNGAGFTVDYVALADSETLAENPAADRPRRLLAAARMGATRLIDNVAIDPST